ACCGCCGACATGATCCAGACTCATGGTTCCATCGAGCTCTTACCGCCTGTGTTTTTGCCTCTCCGAGGACTCTTGGTACACTTTTCGGATAAGCATGTATCATCTTCATTGACAAGACGTACGTAAAAGCGTACGCTTTAGAATCATGACTTTCCGAACCGCAAGCCAAGCCCGAGCTGAGCTGTACAACCTCATTGACGAGGTTTCGGAATCACACGAACCGGTCCTCATTACGGGCAAACGAAACAGTGGTGTATTGGTTTCAGAGGAGGACTGGAAATCGATTCAGGAGACGCTCTATTTGACCTCCATTCCGGGAATGAGAAGATCCATTCAAAAAGGTCTCAAAACTTCTGTTAAGAAATGCTCCAAGAAACTCAACTGGTAGAGAATGTGGACTCTTGTTTACACGCGAGACGCACAAAAGGACGCCAAAAAAATAAAACAGGCGGGACTGCAAAACAAGGTTCAGAATCTTCTGGATCTGCTAAAAAAGAATCCGTTTAGCACCCCACCTCCTTACGAAAAATTACTGGGGGATCTGACCGGTGCCTATTCAAGGCGGATCAACATTCAACACCGCCTCGTCTATCAAGTGTTGAAAGGTCAAAAAATCGTCAAAGTGATCCGCCTCTGGACCAGTTGTCGCCGCATCTCTTGAGGCTCAAGTTTCACGCGTTGGCCGTGGCCGGGAAGAACCCATTCAAAATTAAAAGAGAGCAAACGACGCATTGGGGGAATCGAGAATCAGCGCTCATCGGTCTGTTTATAAAGAACAGATTCCATAAACGATTGGGCGTCCGCAACCACCTTCTTGCCATCAGGAGAGGCGAACGCTTTATCGGCCGCCTCCTTGCTGGTCCAATTCAGGTAGGCAATTTCATAATCAGACGTCGCCAAAACGATATAACCACGAAGCCCCTGCGGTTCAAACGCCTGCTTCACCTCACCCACATGTTTTGTGAGGTGTGGAAGGAACTCTGATGGAGAACTGCCTTTCAAACGGGACCCGACAAAAACGGTTGAATAGCCGTTCTTCCAATCAAGAGCCTCAGCTGAGATGTCGTAGACAACATTCGGTTCAATCCCGCCTTTTGGCATCCCCTTTTTCTGAGGAAGTGCACCGACACGTCTCTGGATGAGCGCCTCTAGAAACTCTTCCGAAAAACGAACATCCGACATCGGATTTTGCGCTGTAATCAGCTCACGATCCCGCACGACATTTCCGGTCCAGGGAGACGCCACAAAAACCGACGCACCCGCCTTGAGAAGTTCATCCGCCACATAATAGGTGAGATACCCATCCAAATGCCCGGCATCCTCCTCCTGTTTCTCTTCCGGTGTCGAAAAGACAGTCATCCGATAACCTTGGTAAGGCCACGGCTTGCCCGGGGCATTGGCCGACAGAAGAGCGGCTGGCCCGTGACAGATCAAGGCGGTCGGTTTTTGCTGTTGATGAAAGTAATTGAGAATCCGGCCTAAATTCGGGTCGCGAGAGAGGTCTTCCATCGGGGCATGCCCGCCCGGAACAAAAAGGCCGTCGAAAGAAGAGAGTTCCTTTTCCGAGAAAGAATCAAGTGGCCGCGGAGTTGCAAATTCGCGTATACCCTGAAGAAGCGCCTTGGCCGCAAGAAATTCCTCTTTGTCCTTAAACCAGCGCGTGTCATCGCTCACTTTATCCATCGTCGGGGCCCTGCCATTCGGGGTTGCAAAAACCGGCTTGTACCCTGCCTTGATAAGCTGTTTTAACGGAACCGCCAGCTCGGATAAAAAGTAGCCTGTCGGGTGTTCTCCACCCCCTTTTAGGCTCACATGATCTGAACCCGAGAGAACAACGAGTACCTTTGGTTGAACACCTGTTTTTTCGATCGCCATTTAAAACCTCCTTGTTTTTTGAACTTCAATTTTGAAACTTATCAATTCCCCTGTTCGCGCGGCATCACTAAAATCTCTTCAACATTCACGCGATCCGCTTGGGAGACTGCGTAAAAGATCGACTCGGCAATATCGTTCGGTTCGAGAAAGGTAAGGGTCGCCGCAAAACTCTTAAATGTCTCTTTGAACTCTTGATCTTGAATGCCTTCGGGCAATTCGGTCGTGACGGCACCGGGCTCAATGACGGTCACCTTCAATCCAGGCTCAGACGCCAGCTCCATTCGAAGACTCTGCGAAATAGCCCGAACGGCAAATTTGGTTCCATTATAAACAGCACAACCGGGATAAACCCGCCGACCTCCAACACTTGACATATTGATAATATGTCCGCTCTTCTGACTCAAAAAACGGGGGAGAATTGCAGCAATTCCGTACAAAACACCCTTGATGTTCACGTCAATTGTTTTCTCCCACTCATCAACGCGTCCCTTTTTCATGAAGGAGAGCGGCATGATGCCCGCGTTGTTAAACAAAATATCAGCACGTCCAAACGACTGATATGTTTTCTGCACCAGCGTCTCAACCTGATCCCTCCGGGTTACATCAGTTGGAACACACAGCGCCTCGCCCCCCTCCGATTCGATCTGCCTCTTCACCTTTTCCAATCGATCTACCCGTCGGGCCGCCAAGACAACTTTGACCCCCTCTGAGGCCAATCTCACCGCTGTCGCCTCCCCTATTCCGCTAGAAGCTCCCGTGATGATGGCAACCTTACCTAACAATCTTTGACTCATAATTTTCCCCTTCTTGTTTTTTGTTTTCAACAC
The genomic region above belongs to Deltaproteobacteria bacterium and contains:
- a CDS encoding type 1 glutamine amidotransferase domain-containing protein; amino-acid sequence: MAIEKTGVQPKVLVVLSGSDHVSLKGGGEHPTGYFLSELAVPLKQLIKAGYKPVFATPNGRAPTMDKVSDDTRWFKDKEEFLAAKALLQGIREFATPRPLDSFSEKELSSFDGLFVPGGHAPMEDLSRDPNLGRILNYFHQQQKPTALICHGPAALLSANAPGKPWPYQGYRMTVFSTPEEKQEEDAGHLDGYLTYYVADELLKAGASVFVASPWTGNVVRDRELITAQNPMSDVRFSEEFLEALIQRRVGALPQKKGMPKGGIEPNVVYDISAEALDWKNGYSTVFVGSRLKGSSPSEFLPHLTKHVGEVKQAFEPQGLRGYIVLATSDYEIAYLNWTSKEAADKAFASPDGKKVVADAQSFMESVLYKQTDER
- a CDS encoding SDR family oxidoreductase; its protein translation is MSQRLLGKVAIITGASSGIGEATAVRLASEGVKVVLAARRVDRLEKVKRQIESEGGEALCVPTDVTRRDQVETLVQKTYQSFGRADILFNNAGIMPLSFMKKGRVDEWEKTIDVNIKGVLYGIAAILPRFLSQKSGHIINMSSVGGRRVYPGCAVYNGTKFAVRAISQSLRMELASEPGLKVTVIEPGAVTTELPEGIQDQEFKETFKSFAATLTFLEPNDIAESIFYAVSQADRVNVEEILVMPREQGN
- a CDS encoding Txe/YoeB family addiction module toxin, translated to MWTLVYTRDAQKDAKKIKQAGLQNKVQNLLDLLKKNPFSTPPPYEKLLGDLTGAYSRRINIQHRLVYQVLKGQKIVKVIRLWTSCRRIS
- a CDS encoding type II toxin-antitoxin system Phd/YefM family antitoxin codes for the protein MTFRTASQARAELYNLIDEVSESHEPVLITGKRNSGVLVSEEDWKSIQETLYLTSIPGMRRSIQKGLKTSVKKCSKKLNW